The window TGAACCTGATGAATCTGTTACCGTCTCCTCATAATAACCTTTCATGTCAGAGCGAGCCTCAACTGAAACACCCTCTTTTGGCAAACCAGACAACAGAGTAACAACACCCATGGCACTAAaagtaagagaaaaaaaaaagataagttAAACTCTGCTGTCTCCAGCATACAGCAAAAAGATTTGATATATAACAAACCGATTGAGCGGCTTTtcttttttagaaaattatCGAGTAGTTTATGTTTATAGATAGGCAAACCTTGCATGCAGGAATTCCATATATCCCCGCCTAAACTTgcataattacatatatccCCAGAACAAACATTTTTCAATGCATAATTACAATACTCTTAAATCATGCTTTGTGAATATATGGAATTATGCAAGTTTAAAAGGGGATATATGCAGATGCACAAAGTAAGTAAATACCATCGATGACCTTTAGtagaatttttttaatgaagtgCTAGAGGGATCTTAGATGTTTTTTGGATAACATCAAAggttaattaaaaaattcaCAGATATGTAATTAAATCAAGAACATTTCATTTTAAGCCTTTATAgtcataaatcatatatatcatgtcATTTTAAGCctttataatcataatcatatgtatcatgtCATTTTAAACctttataatcataatcatatatatcatgGAGTGCTCTTTTCAACCTTAAGTAATTCTTTAAGTTAGTGTACATCTGTATGAGACCTAACCATCAAGTTAACTTATAAATCTTTGAAGTTTGCTAGTGTTTCATGAGCTATCATTTCTGTTTATTACAATGTACTAACAAAAACCGTTGATTCCAAGAAATAATGAAGCCCAATACACCACCAAATACATGATACTTAAATCAACATACAACGTGGCTCTCTATTGTAGGAGGATTATCATACTGGAGACCTATGACAAAGCTTGGGCACCTTGGGGAGAAAGCTAATGATGCAATGaatctttcaaaaataaacttatgTAACAAAGTGGTAATCGATATTAGCAGAAAATTACAATGTGTAccaactcaaccagttcgaattTCTTTCTTACTACAGTTGTCAATAatagattataaataacaaaaaattaccTGTAAGCAACACGTGTAGCTTGGAATACAACCTCCCTGGACTCTCCAGAACCAAGCTCAACTGGTTGTGCTGCCGGTGAGAAAGCATACTCCTACAGATGACAACAATTATTATAGGAAAACAACACTATACAAACTTCATATGAAGGAAAATGAAATGAAGAGCCTGCACCTTTAACAGAGGACGGAGATAAAAACTTCCAGGAAACAGATTATCAAATACAAAAGCTCCACCAGCAGCAGATATCGAGTTATTTCTATAACCATCTTCCCCACTTAATGATAACAGTACAGAGGGAAATAATTCCTTGGCATTTTCTTCAGAATTTATATGCACGAAGATTTGACCAAGCTTCTGACAAGAAAAGGAATACGGTCCAATTTTCTTTACATGATAACCATGCTattaaaaaagaagagaaaaaaaagttagtgCAAGAACTATAAAAGTACAGACTAAACCCTCAAACAAATTTAAATCTTTGCTGCTgattatgaaaaatgaaaagcaTATCAGAAAGTTGCATATTATGTATCAAGTGTTTGTATATTAAAGGTAGTAGTTGGCTAGTTGCATACCTTTGAAGCCTCGACTTGGTAATTTATGTCATCATATAGGGGTCCACCAATAAACAGACCATCTCCGCTTGTAGTTGTTGCAAAAGCTAATTcatttttcttgatttgagCATTGTGACTGTCTCCAGAAGCAATGATTCTAATATTAACATCTGAAAGCGGGGGAGAAACTGATCCTTGTATGTATAACCCCATTCGCCCAGAAAATAGAGGAACTGAAGCTTTACAGTCATCTTGTGCCACCTTGACCTGATCAAAACAATGACTTGAAAAGTGAAAATTTACTGACATGCATTAATATTATCTTCAGAGTTGTTTACCTGATGTTGTCTaggataaaataaaatcttcttGTCATTTTTACTCCTGCATCACATGATGCAAACGGATCAGCCTTGATTTTGGCATATGGGGTGCATAATATATAGGAAACAAAAATTAAGATGAATAGCAAATTTAAATAAGGCTTTTGTCATTCACGTATAAAACCGGACATTAGGCAGAGGGTCATCAATAGTACCACTACTCAAGGTGTTGACGCCGTATTTTAAGATTCAACGGTGAAATATTACTCTCTCTTCCATAAACTAACACTCCGTAACACTAAGcaactccccccccccccccccttcccaaaaaaaaagaaataaattcaTATCACTGCTGCTAACCACCACACAGGCAACACAGCCAAAGGAACCACCAGAAATTACTCTTTGCTGGCTTATTGCACGGGTACTACGCTAGTTAAGCACGAACCGTGACCTATTGTTTCATTCGGTTCAACTCATGAGTTTGGTTTTAAGCATACACCTATTCAAAAGCCCAAGATATTTTGCTAATAATGCATCGTATTCCAATTAGTACTAATAGATTTAATGCGAAATGCGCATGATGAAAGAGTCAAAAAGTAAAGACCATGCAATAGACCTACCCAGTATCCTTGGGTACAAATGCAAGTCTTTCTCCAGGATTTGCCCATACTTTATACTCATAAAGAGCTGGATTTGAGTGCTCATTTCCAGTGTCTACTAATCTTGCAGCAGTGTTATCAATTACAGTTCCTTCATCGTTCAAAACAGAAACCAATAGATTTCCAGGTAACTGGTCATCCCCATTTTGTGAGCTCGATTCAACCTTTATTTGTCCTTGCAGCAGATACTTCTCTCCTTTCAGATAGATAGGCTAAAGGGCAAAAAGAGCTAATGAAAAATGGAgccaaataaaagtaaaaaaactccAGCAGTGAAATTCACCAAATGAACAATGTACCATTTTGGTTGCTGTGTCAACTTTCACAGGTGAGCTTTCAAAAAGTATACAAGAGTTTACAAAGTGAAGTTCATGCACTCCAGGAGATTCAACACATATACGCTGAGGACCTTTCTGCAATTGGCAATAGAATCAACATGAGCGAAAATAGGTTTGCATCATGTGTGAATGCTCTCATGTTTAATATCATGTGTGTACTGTCTGAAATACCTTGATTTTTAGGTCCACACGAGAACCATCTGACTGGAGTAGATATGCATCTACATCATGAGTGGAAACTAAGTTAACCCAATAACCTTTTTGCACAAATTTAACCCCTTTAACATCCTCTATTCCAACATTAAGAAGGACAGAACTCTTTTCCCAACACCATTTATCTTCTCCAGCAATAGCTTCTTTAGAGAGGTGTTTGACCTAAAATTTAGCATATGGTATAAGTCAAACACTTAAATAAGAATCGCCACAGTAATACAAGTAATTCTGGAACAATTTTAAGGTAATTATACAAATCCTTTAGTTTAATAGCTTCTTTAGAGAGGTGTTTGACCTAAAAATTAGCATACAGATATATAAGTCCAACACTTGAATAAGAATAGCAACAGTAATACAAGTACTTCTTAAACAATTTTAAGGTAGTTATACAAATCCTTTAGTTTAATAGCTTCTTTAAAGAGGTGTTTGACCTAAAAATTAGCATACAGAAATACAAGTCAAACACTTAAATAAGAATAGAAACAATAATACAAGTACTTCTGAAACAATTTTAAGGTAGTTATACAAATCCTTTAGTTTCCAAGCAAGATAggttaaaatttaatgtaagtaTGTAAATATGGAGTTGTATTGCTACTTTAACTGAAGACTATAGAGCATCCtacaatagaaaaaaaagaaacaagaattTAATTAATGGGTTTACTCTTTATTCACTAACTAAACAATTTGTCAATATCAACTCAATTCCAGAGGTATAATAGCAACCATAAAGTAATGCATTACCTCAAGCTTATATTTTCCGGGTAgaacattttgaaaaataaactcACTACTCTGGTCAATCAAACCCACTATCTGCCTCTTTTCTTTGCTTTTAGCATCCAACCTCACAAGATCAACGGATACAGATGAATCACATTTCTCTTTGCAAGTTACCGAGCCATGGACCTTAACTTGGGActgaaatttgaaaatatataagacACTGAAATCAGTCTTAGATCACACATGTAGTATAATACACCactcacataaaaaaaattcacatttgGATTTTGAAACTAAATGGACTACCATCAAATTCGATATTAACACACAATTGTCGAAGCATTCAGATAACTGAACTATAACGATATTATCATGTAGAAAAGGATCATCCATATTGAATATGAagctaagggggtgtttggttcgcagaatttCAAGGAATtcgatggaattggaattggaattggaatctgaattcCATTTCATATCATGTTTGGTTGGCAGAATGAAATTCAGATTCCATTCCATTAGTTGTTTGGTTCacatggaattggaattggaattggaatccTTCAAATTCCATCATATGATGGAATTCAAAATTCCTTCACATATCGAAAGAGGAAATAACTTTGAGCTAAAGTTCAAAATGGTTTCTGAAACTGACAGCTAAAGATCTGAGTTCCTAAATTGGTTATTGACATTCTGTGATCAAATTTAACAACCTGGAAAAAGTAAGAAGGGACAAGCAACTATAAATTGAACTTTGAGATATAATTACCTGATAGAATTTCAGCGATAGCAATGGACCATTCACATTGACATCAATATGTGGTGGTGAAAACAGAAGATCTGGATTACTTTCAGGTTTGGATGCAATAGCTGATAACCTATAGTCACCAGGTGGAACCTGAAAATATTAAGACCAATGAAGTGATACAAATTGGAGAAAGTTCAGGAAATATTTGTCTGTAAGCTTTAAACTTCATCATTAAGAAGAGATAATCATAATTCATGACATGGAAAATTAATTGTTGTCATCATGAGAAGAGCTTAACATTTGCTCTTAGATGCAGAATCTGTAAACTACCTCAAAGCAAAAATAGCCGGTATCATCAGTCTGTTTCATTTGTGGCTTAGCATTATGCGGTCCATGAGTCAAGGCTACCTGAGAATGTATAATGTGCGAGTTAACAGCAAAGCACATTCACTGTTACAGTACCTTCTCTTAAAAggttaattataaattaaaaattatacgTACAGATAAATACAAGGAAAGATATAGAATGTTGGGAATACCTTTGCTCTGTAACCAGAATCAACTGTCTGCACCGAGCCACAAACATCATATAACACTGCTTTTATATCAGCAACCGAGGCCATGTTTGGTAAAACCTAATTATCAGAAACATTAATGGTAAGGGTTGccagcaaaaaaataaaaacaaagtttATATGTGCCTCAATATTCTGGTGCACTTGCCATGAAGTTAATCAATTTGTCAAACTTGTAGTGCTCCTTTTTCGCTTCAATCTGATACTGTTTAGATGTTACCTGTAAGACAGCATAGGTGGAAATAATTAGGAAGGATAGAAGCATAAACAAGCTTATCGTGtacaaattttgaaagtttGGTGGGGAACCAGTGCAATAAAAAAGTCTATGgtgcaaccgtgtacaaattttgaaaacataacTAGGCAATCAgttcaattaaaaaaagttatagtgtaaACGTGTACAAATGGAAATGTACATCAGTGCACCAATGATTAATCCCAGAGAAAAATTAAAACTCTGTAGTATAATTAGACCAGTCCATGTACTGAGTACATATATCAAAAACGGAACCAAGGGAATACATCCTTAAAAAGCACCAAATAGACAAAACTTCAACCTTTACTTTCATATGAAGTCAACATATCAAAATGCATATGATGCAAACCATTTTTTATGCtagaatatattttaaaatactgCTACTACTGAAGCCGGtcaagaaaaaaatatgtataggGTTAATCATGTCTATGAAATTCAAGCTTTTCATAAGATTCTCTCAAGTCTGGTAcctttacataaatataaacaagCATAACAAAATCCCACATTCATAGATACACATCCATacacact is drawn from Erigeron canadensis isolate Cc75 chromosome 9, C_canadensis_v1, whole genome shotgun sequence and contains these coding sequences:
- the LOC122581133 gene encoding nodal modulator 1, which codes for MAQFLNNNNCNHFSFFFTIIIIIIYTSTLASASDSIQGCGGFVEASSSLIKSRKSTDSKLDYSHITVELRTLDGLVKDRTQCAPNGYYFIPVYDKGSFVIKIKGPEGWSLDPDQVPVLVDHTGCNRNEDINFQFTGFSISGKIVGAVGGASCSSAEGGPSKVNVELLDSSGSVVSSVLTSVAGSYLFTNINPGRYNLRASRDDLNIEVKGSTEVELGFGNIQVDDVFFVSGYDIRGLVVAQGNPILGVNFYLYSDDVKEVHCPQGSGKPSGDKTALCHAISDVDGTFKFKSIPCGVYKLIPYYKGENTVFDVSPPSADVTVQHEHAILFQKFQVTGFSVGGRVVDANGKGVDGVTVVVDGVERSITDKEGYYKLDQVTSKQYQIEAKKEHYKFDKLINFMVLPNMASVADIKAVLYDVCGSVQTVDSGYRAKVALTHGPHNAKPQMKQTDDTGYFCFEVPPGDYRLSAIASKPESNPDLLFSPPHIDVNVNGPLLSLKFYQSQVKVHGSVTCKEKCDSSVSVDLVRLDAKSKEKRQIVGLIDQSSEFIFQNVLPGKYKLEVKHLSKEAIAGEDKWCWEKSSVLLNVGIEDVKGVKFVQKGYWVNLVSTHDVDAYLLQSDGSRVDLKIKKGPQRICVESPGVHELHFVNSCILFESSPVKVDTATKMPIYLKGEKYLLQGQIKVESSSQNGDDQLPGNLLVSVLNDEGTVIDNTAARLVDTGNEHSNPALYEYKVWANPGERLAFVPKDTGSKNDKKILFYPRQHQVKVAQDDCKASVPLFSGRMGLYIQGSVSPPLSDVNIRIIASGDSHNAQIKKNELAFATTTSGDGLFIGGPLYDDINYQVEASKHGYHVKKIGPYSFSCQKLGQIFVHINSEENAKELFPSVLLSLSGEDGYRNNSISAAGGAFVFDNLFPGSFYLRPLLKEYAFSPAAQPVELGSGESREVVFQATRVAYSAMGVVTLLSGLPKEGVSVEARSDMKGYYEETVTDSSGSYRLRGLQPDTTYTIRIAKIGGFGSSNIERASPESVVVKVGYEDIKGLDFLVFEQPATTLLTGTVDGKRIKEVYEHLQLEVRSASDPSSVESLTPLSLSNFFQVKGLPRGKHLLQLRCTLSPRTLRFESEVIEVDLDQISQIHVGSLRYKVEDDHHKQELTPAPVYQLILGVMVIALFISIPRLKDVYQSNVGALVPGPNASTKKAVRKRTY